In the genome of Candidatus Nitrosotenuis sp. DW1, one region contains:
- a CDS encoding inositol-3-phosphate synthase, whose product MGKKIKVGLVGIGNCFSGLIQGIEYYRRNPKQQVIGLMHEKIGDYSIYDMEFVAGFDVGINKIGKTINEAIYESPNMVNWVPKQKMPKSSGRVYESPLLDGVGIWVENKVKPVKSKKTQEQITKEIKRKLDETGVEIIVSYLPVGSDKVTQYWAQTCLDTNTAFVNCIPSFIASEGKWGRKFAEKKIPVIGDDIKGQVGATIVHRTLAKLCDDRGTKIEKTYQINVGGNTDFLNMKEQERLVSKRISKTESVQSQLKQRLADDQIYVGPSDFIPFLGNTKLMFMRIEGRQWANIPYNMEVRLEVDDKANSAGIVIDAVRLAKLALDRKMGGPIIPACAYLMKHPPKQMSDPEAKNELEKFIKG is encoded by the coding sequence TTGGGGAAAAAAATCAAAGTAGGACTAGTCGGAATAGGTAATTGTTTTTCTGGACTAATTCAAGGAATCGAGTATTATAGGAGAAATCCGAAACAGCAAGTAATTGGACTAATGCATGAAAAGATAGGTGATTACTCCATTTATGATATGGAATTTGTAGCCGGCTTTGATGTTGGCATAAACAAGATTGGCAAGACGATCAACGAGGCAATCTATGAATCCCCGAACATGGTCAACTGGGTTCCAAAACAAAAGATGCCAAAATCAAGCGGGCGCGTCTATGAGAGTCCGCTTCTTGACGGCGTCGGAATCTGGGTAGAAAACAAAGTAAAACCAGTAAAAAGCAAAAAAACCCAAGAACAAATTACAAAGGAAATTAAAAGAAAGCTGGACGAAACCGGCGTTGAAATAATTGTCTCCTATCTGCCTGTCGGCTCTGACAAAGTAACGCAATACTGGGCTCAGACATGTCTTGACACTAACACTGCATTTGTAAACTGCATTCCATCATTTATCGCATCGGAAGGAAAGTGGGGCAGGAAATTTGCAGAAAAGAAAATTCCGGTAATCGGTGATGACATAAAAGGCCAAGTTGGGGCAACAATTGTCCACAGGACACTTGCCAAGCTCTGTGACGATCGCGGAACTAAAATTGAAAAGACTTACCAAATCAATGTTGGTGGCAATACTGACTTTTTGAATATGAAAGAACAAGAAAGATTGGTAAGCAAAAGAATCTCCAAGACCGAAAGTGTTCAAAGCCAGCTAAAGCAAAGACTTGCTGACGATCAAATCTATGTGGGACCATCTGACTTTATTCCATTTTTAGGAAATACAAAACTGATGTTCATGAGAATTGAAGGGAGACAGTGGGCAAACATCCCATACAACATGGAAGTAAGACTCGAAGTTGACGACAAGGCAAACTCTGCAGGAATTGTAATTGATGCAGTACGTTTGGCAAAATTGGCTCTGGATAGAAAGATGGGCGGACCGATAATTCCAGCATGTGCCTATCTGATGAAGCATCCTCCAAAACAGATGAGCGATCCCGAAGCAAAGAACGAACTAGAAAAATTCATCAAAGGATAA
- a CDS encoding 2-oxoacid:ferredoxin oxidoreductase subunit alpha: MLEQTDISWLIGGPQGSGVESGANIFSRACAAMGYEIFGKREFYSNIKGEHSYFVVRVSNNAIHSNINDVTLMAAFDAETIFRHADEVIKNGAIIYDSDLIATKVDEVHNMDLNYKQRLLKYLDSKNKPYTIQGILDIAQERGVNLYPISFRNVLSTMADEVNNPRLKGMVRMFNVLGVSFSLGVLGMPPETLLSSIDAIFAKKQAIADLNKKTANYAYNFATAKFPNFMYRLRQVEKKSGTILVQGYQGTALGKMVCGCRFQPYYPITPASDESVYLESNEILDVKENRPGSTVVVQTEDEISALGMTIGGALTGTRSATCTSGPGFSLMAEMLGWAGINEVPVVITLYQRSGPSTGLPTRHGQDDLMFAIYAGHGEFPKMVYASGDIEESFYDTGRCFNYADVYQVPVIHMMDKFLASSVVTCKRFDSDKITINRGKLLDKIEGDYKRFAFVPDGISPRSKLGLENGIFWNTGDESDEYGHISEDPEIRIKMMDKRHSKLEYMLKTIPPEEQAISYGMSDYCIVSWGSTKGPILDAIDMLKKENINIGFIQMKLLHPFPTDYIKSLLKNVKMVIDVEANQTGQLGLLLKQNLEHSPDYYILKYTGRAMTSTELYDSLKNIMANKAEKRQVLTHGA; encoded by the coding sequence ATGTTGGAACAAACAGACATCAGCTGGCTAATTGGTGGTCCACAGGGAAGCGGGGTAGAATCTGGAGCTAACATATTTTCCCGGGCATGTGCCGCAATGGGCTATGAGATCTTTGGGAAAAGAGAATTTTATTCTAACATAAAGGGCGAGCATAGCTATTTTGTTGTCCGGGTATCAAACAATGCGATTCACTCAAACATCAACGACGTAACACTGATGGCGGCATTTGACGCAGAGACAATTTTTCGGCATGCAGACGAAGTAATCAAGAACGGCGCGATAATCTACGACTCTGATCTTATTGCCACCAAAGTTGACGAAGTCCATAACATGGATCTCAACTACAAGCAAAGATTGCTAAAATATCTTGACTCTAAAAACAAACCGTACACGATTCAGGGAATTTTAGATATTGCGCAAGAGCGCGGCGTTAATCTGTATCCCATATCTTTTAGAAATGTTTTGTCTACAATGGCAGACGAGGTAAACAATCCGCGACTCAAAGGAATGGTGAGAATGTTCAATGTGCTTGGGGTCTCATTTTCACTTGGCGTACTTGGAATGCCTCCTGAGACACTGCTTAGCTCAATTGATGCAATTTTTGCAAAAAAGCAAGCCATTGCGGATCTTAACAAAAAAACAGCGAATTATGCGTATAATTTTGCCACTGCAAAGTTTCCAAATTTTATGTATCGTCTAAGGCAAGTTGAGAAAAAATCTGGCACCATCCTGGTTCAGGGATACCAAGGAACTGCGCTTGGCAAAATGGTCTGCGGCTGCAGGTTCCAGCCGTACTATCCAATCACCCCTGCATCTGATGAGAGCGTCTATTTGGAATCAAACGAAATTTTAGATGTCAAGGAAAACAGGCCTGGCTCAACTGTTGTGGTACAAACAGAAGATGAGATATCTGCATTGGGGATGACGATTGGGGGTGCACTAACAGGTACTCGCTCAGCAACCTGCACGTCCGGTCCTGGTTTTTCGCTTATGGCAGAAATGTTGGGATGGGCAGGAATCAACGAGGTTCCAGTTGTAATTACTCTGTATCAGCGAAGCGGACCGTCCACGGGGTTGCCCACACGACACGGTCAGGACGATCTAATGTTTGCAATCTATGCAGGACACGGGGAATTCCCGAAAATGGTTTATGCGTCAGGCGACATCGAGGAAAGCTTCTATGATACTGGAAGATGTTTTAATTATGCTGACGTCTATCAGGTCCCAGTCATTCACATGATGGACAAGTTTCTGGCAAGCTCTGTAGTTACGTGCAAAAGATTTGATTCTGATAAAATAACAATTAACCGAGGAAAACTCTTGGACAAAATCGAGGGAGACTACAAAAGATTTGCATTTGTCCCAGACGGAATCTCTCCAAGATCCAAACTTGGGCTTGAAAACGGCATATTTTGGAATACTGGCGACGAAAGTGACGAGTACGGTCACATATCGGAAGATCCAGAAATAAGAATAAAGATGATGGACAAGCGACATTCCAAACTCGAATACATGCTAAAAACAATACCTCCGGAAGAACAAGCGATATCGTATGGGATGTCTGACTATTGCATTGTGAGCTGGGGCTCTACAAAGGGCCCAATTCTCGATGCAATTGACATGCTAAAAAAAGAAAATATCAATATCGGATTCATCCAAATGAAACTACTTCATCCATTCCCAACTGACTACATCAAATCACTACTAAAAAACGTCAAAATGGTAATCGACGTTGAGGCAAACCAGACAGGTCAGCTTGGATTGCTTTTAAAGCAAAACTTGGAGCATAGTCCTGATTACTATATTCTAAAATACACTGGAAGGGCAATGACTTCAACAGAATTGTACGATTCACTAAAAAACATAATGGCAAACAAGGCCGAAAAAAGGCAGGTACTAACTCATGGCGCTTAA
- the leuC gene encoding 3-isopropylmalate dehydratase large subunit has translation MPQTLFEKVWNSHKVTEIDGRALLYIDRHLVHEVTSPQAFDGLRINKRRVRRPDLTFATMDHNVPTNNRSLPIVDQISAIQIKTLETNCKEFGIELFDLHSPYQGIVHVIGPELGITLPGTTIVCGDSHTSTHGAFGAFALGIGTSDVEHVLATQCLVMDKPKTFEIRVDGKRKHRHAITAKDIILSIIKKIGTAGGTGTVIEYRGEAISDLTMDERMTVCNMSIEAGARAGLIAPDNKTFDYLKGRKYTPKNYDDLVNSWKADLVTDTGAKFDKTFAISASDIVPQVSWGTNPAMTSDVTDTVPYPDEYAKGNKSQEAAAKKALEYMDLKPGTQITDIKIDRVFIGSCTNARLQDLVEAADVIHGRKASPNVRVMVVPGSQQVKKQAEEMGLDKIFQDANFEWRESGCSMCLGMNPDILSRGERCASTSNRNFEGRQGSGGRTHLVSPVMAAAAAIAGHFVDVREWL, from the coding sequence ATGCCGCAAACGTTGTTTGAAAAAGTCTGGAATTCCCACAAGGTGACCGAAATTGACGGTAGGGCTCTTCTCTATATCGACAGACATTTGGTGCATGAGGTAACATCGCCACAAGCCTTTGACGGATTACGGATAAACAAAAGAAGGGTTCGAAGACCTGACTTGACGTTTGCCACCATGGATCACAACGTCCCGACAAACAACCGCTCACTACCAATCGTCGACCAAATTTCTGCAATCCAAATCAAAACCTTGGAGACAAACTGCAAAGAGTTTGGCATAGAGCTATTTGACTTGCACAGCCCGTATCAGGGAATAGTGCACGTGATAGGACCAGAGCTTGGGATAACACTACCTGGAACTACGATTGTATGTGGAGACAGCCATACCTCGACGCATGGTGCCTTTGGTGCATTTGCCTTGGGCATTGGAACAAGCGATGTGGAACATGTCTTGGCAACACAGTGCCTTGTGATGGACAAGCCAAAAACATTTGAAATTAGAGTGGACGGGAAAAGAAAACACCGACACGCAATTACTGCAAAAGACATCATTCTTTCTATCATAAAAAAAATTGGGACGGCGGGCGGAACTGGCACCGTAATTGAGTATCGTGGGGAGGCAATCTCAGATCTCACCATGGATGAAAGAATGACCGTATGCAACATGTCGATTGAGGCAGGTGCAAGGGCAGGCTTGATTGCCCCTGACAACAAGACATTTGATTATTTGAAAGGAAGAAAATACACTCCTAAAAATTATGATGACCTAGTTAATTCCTGGAAGGCTGATTTGGTGACAGATACTGGAGCCAAGTTTGACAAGACATTTGCCATCAGTGCAAGTGACATCGTACCCCAAGTAAGCTGGGGAACAAATCCTGCAATGACTAGCGATGTTACAGATACTGTGCCGTACCCAGACGAATATGCAAAAGGAAACAAAAGCCAGGAAGCTGCAGCAAAAAAAGCGCTAGAATACATGGATCTAAAACCCGGAACGCAGATCACCGACATCAAAATAGACCGAGTGTTCATCGGATCTTGCACAAACGCCAGGCTCCAAGACTTGGTAGAGGCAGCAGATGTCATTCATGGAAGAAAAGCATCACCAAATGTTCGCGTGATGGTTGTCCCGGGATCCCAGCAGGTAAAAAAACAAGCAGAAGAAATGGGACTAGATAAAATATTTCAGGACGCAAATTTTGAGTGGCGAGAGTCCGGATGCAGCATGTGTCTTGGAATGAATCCTGATATTTTGTCAAGGGGTGAAAGATGTGCCAGCACGTCAAACCGAAATTTTGAAGGAAGGCAAGGGTCTGGCGGTAGAACTCATCTTGTAAGTCCTGTCATGGCTGCAGCTGCTGCAATTGCAGGGCATTTTGTTGACGTACGAGAGTGGTTGTAA
- a CDS encoding coenzyme F420-0:L-glutamate ligase, with translation MSLEVIPVRIEKQQGGFDLYQDIMNSLDGVVSLEDGDILVISSKYTANSQNRILDIKKIKSSEKSQSISERFQIDAKTAEIVLRESDKIFGGVAGFVLTSSDNILAPNAGIDKSNVRKGSVILYPDLPYLMAEQLRRKIFLNLGIHVGIIIVDSRLMPARIGTTGVAIACAGLEPVHDMRGQKDLDGNTLKVTLKATADNLATIANHKMGEGSESTPVAVIKKSGVKLTDRKIRTDEMAISYDQCVYVRGFQSKN, from the coding sequence GTGTCACTAGAAGTCATCCCAGTCAGAATAGAAAAACAACAAGGCGGTTTTGATCTGTACCAAGACATAATGAATTCACTAGACGGTGTGGTCAGCTTAGAAGACGGAGACATTTTGGTAATATCAAGCAAGTATACGGCAAACTCGCAGAACCGCATATTAGATATCAAGAAAATCAAATCGTCTGAAAAGTCCCAATCCATATCGGAAAGGTTTCAGATTGACGCAAAGACGGCTGAGATAGTTTTGCGCGAGTCGGATAAAATTTTCGGCGGCGTTGCAGGCTTTGTACTCACGTCATCAGATAATATTCTTGCTCCAAATGCAGGAATAGACAAATCAAATGTGAGAAAGGGCAGCGTAATTTTGTATCCAGACTTGCCGTATTTGATGGCAGAGCAGCTGCGCAGAAAGATCTTTCTTAATCTCGGAATTCATGTAGGAATAATAATTGTGGACAGCAGGTTGATGCCAGCAAGAATTGGGACTACTGGTGTTGCAATCGCGTGTGCAGGATTAGAGCCGGTGCACGACATGCGAGGGCAGAAAGACCTTGACGGCAATACCCTCAAAGTTACCCTAAAGGCAACTGCTGACAATCTTGCCACAATCGCAAATCACAAGATGGGGGAAGGATCAGAGTCAACGCCAGTTGCAGTAATAAAAAAATCAGGGGTAAAACTAACTGACAGAAAAATCAGGACAGATGAGATGGCAATATCCTACGATCAGTGCGTGTATGTTCGTGGCTTTCAGAGCAAAAATTAG
- a CDS encoding LeuD/DmdB family oxidoreductase small subunit: MGKVIKYERDNIDTDVILPGTYLKLHDYDEIAKHAMEGIDPNFHARVKKGDFIVAGKNFGCGSSREHAPIALSHCGIKAVLALSFARIFYRNAVDGAFLLPIEIDEAAYKKISENDELEINTDKNEIKNLTKNETYSMKPFSDIISKIIAAGGLFNYKQD; encoded by the coding sequence ATGGGCAAGGTAATAAAATATGAACGCGACAACATCGACACCGATGTAATTTTACCTGGTACTTATCTGAAACTGCACGATTATGATGAAATAGCAAAGCACGCAATGGAGGGAATCGATCCTAATTTTCATGCAAGGGTGAAAAAAGGTGACTTTATTGTGGCTGGAAAAAACTTTGGCTGTGGCTCCTCGCGTGAACATGCCCCTATTGCATTGAGCCACTGTGGAATCAAAGCAGTTCTGGCACTGTCGTTTGCAAGAATTTTTTACAGAAACGCAGTCGATGGGGCATTCTTACTTCCAATAGAAATCGACGAAGCTGCCTACAAGAAAATATCGGAAAACGATGAGCTAGAAATCAACACTGACAAAAATGAAATCAAAAATCTTACAAAAAATGAGACCTACTCGATGAAGCCCTTCTCAGATATCATATCAAAGATAATAGCTGCAGGCGGCCTCTTTAACTACAAACAAGATTAA
- a CDS encoding 3-isopropylmalate dehydratase large subunit, with translation MNITEKLLAKAGGKSSVAPGDIVFAKVDKVMIHDVSGPGVIKVFDKLKKEGTISVEKLWDPSKVWVAEDHFVPSAEKISAENIMKLTKFTKQYGIEKHFKYGMGQYGICHTLSHEEALVLPGEIYVGGDSHTNTTGALGAFACGLGHTDVAYVLLNGKIWFKVPETLYFKLNGKLPENVMAKDFILKIIGDIGNDGAAYAAMQFGGSGVSEMSVESRLTLCNMTTEAGAKNGIVEPDQKLFDYLAARGATNYSPVYGDSDAQYQKVYEYEASELEPLVAKPFSPENIAVVRDVSGIELDKSYIGSCTGAKYEDLEAAAKILKGRKVKIRTEILPAAISIYKRAMENGLLKIFLDAGATVGPPTCGACCGAHMGVLAKDEICISTTNRNFPGRMGHVESQTYLSSPLVAAASAVTGKITDPRDL, from the coding sequence GTGAATATCACAGAAAAACTCCTAGCAAAGGCTGGCGGTAAGTCAAGCGTAGCGCCAGGCGACATTGTTTTTGCCAAGGTGGATAAGGTGATGATTCACGATGTTTCAGGACCTGGAGTCATCAAGGTATTTGACAAGCTGAAAAAAGAGGGAACGATCAGCGTAGAAAAGCTTTGGGATCCGTCAAAGGTGTGGGTTGCAGAGGATCATTTTGTCCCGTCCGCTGAAAAAATCTCAGCAGAAAACATCATGAAGCTAACAAAGTTTACAAAGCAATATGGGATTGAAAAACACTTCAAGTACGGGATGGGCCAGTACGGAATATGCCATACCCTGTCACATGAGGAGGCATTGGTCTTGCCTGGCGAGATATATGTTGGCGGCGACTCGCACACAAATACCACCGGGGCACTGGGCGCATTTGCCTGTGGATTAGGGCATACTGATGTTGCATATGTCTTATTGAATGGAAAGATTTGGTTCAAGGTTCCAGAGACGCTATACTTTAAGCTAAATGGAAAGCTACCCGAGAACGTAATGGCAAAAGACTTTATCTTAAAAATAATTGGCGATATTGGAAATGATGGTGCCGCATACGCTGCGATGCAATTTGGCGGAAGCGGAGTATCTGAAATGTCAGTAGAGTCTCGACTTACACTGTGCAACATGACTACCGAAGCTGGTGCAAAAAACGGAATCGTAGAGCCGGACCAAAAGCTCTTTGATTACCTTGCCGCTCGCGGAGCTACCAATTATTCTCCGGTGTACGGTGACTCAGATGCGCAATATCAAAAGGTCTACGAATACGAGGCATCAGAACTGGAACCGTTAGTTGCAAAACCCTTCTCCCCAGAAAACATTGCAGTTGTAAGGGATGTCTCGGGAATTGAGCTTGACAAATCATACATTGGTTCCTGCACTGGTGCAAAATACGAGGACTTGGAAGCTGCAGCAAAGATTCTAAAGGGAAGAAAAGTCAAAATCAGAACCGAGATCTTACCTGCAGCAATATCAATTTACAAAAGAGCGATGGAAAACGGCCTGCTCAAAATATTTCTTGACGCCGGTGCGACTGTGGGGCCGCCAACATGCGGTGCATGCTGTGGAGCACACATGGGAGTCTTGGCTAAAGATGAAATCTGCATTAGCACTACTAACAGAAACTTTCCTGGACGAATGGGCCATGTGGAATCTCAGACATATCTATCATCTCCTCTTGTTGCTGCAGCGTCTGCAGTCACTGGTAAAATCACCGACCCGAGGGATCTGTAA
- a CDS encoding 2-hydroxyacid dehydrogenase → MTKPRMKILLTRKLHEFAMMELKKRYDIYVHSGEIPMPKGKMLSKISQVDGLVCFPYDTIDEEVIESAKKLKVISTYSVGYDHIDLQKARSRKIKIGYTPDVLTNATADLAVALLLDSMRRITEGDRMIRGGNWKVIFGPHDYVGTDIEGKTIGIFGMGRIGSAVAKRITPFGMKITYHSRHRLPKNQEKKLGAKFVSLDELFEKSDAITVHVPYTKETHGIVDMRLLKKMKKTSYLINTSRGKIINEKDLAKALRSDMIAGAALDVFEKEPIGKNHELVKMRNVVLAPHIGSSTAETRKKMAEITIKNLIYGLERKKMIYSVNLD, encoded by the coding sequence TTGACAAAGCCCAGAATGAAAATTCTCCTCACTCGAAAACTGCACGAGTTTGCCATGATGGAGTTGAAAAAGCGATACGACATCTACGTTCACAGTGGTGAAATACCAATGCCAAAAGGCAAGATGTTATCAAAAATAAGTCAGGTTGACGGCCTTGTTTGCTTTCCCTACGATACGATAGATGAAGAGGTAATTGAAAGTGCAAAAAAACTCAAGGTAATCAGTACCTACAGTGTCGGATATGACCACATTGACTTGCAGAAGGCAAGATCACGTAAAATCAAAATTGGTTACACTCCCGATGTTCTAACAAACGCGACTGCCGACCTAGCAGTAGCCCTCTTGCTTGATTCTATGAGAAGGATTACCGAAGGGGATAGAATGATTAGAGGTGGAAATTGGAAGGTCATATTTGGCCCGCATGATTATGTTGGTACCGACATAGAAGGAAAAACAATCGGAATTTTTGGGATGGGAAGAATAGGTAGTGCAGTAGCAAAAAGAATCACTCCGTTTGGAATGAAAATCACATATCACAGCAGACACAGATTGCCAAAAAACCAAGAAAAAAAACTAGGCGCAAAATTTGTTTCACTTGATGAACTATTTGAGAAAAGCGATGCCATAACAGTTCACGTTCCATACACAAAAGAAACGCATGGAATTGTAGACATGCGTCTTTTGAAAAAAATGAAAAAGACTTCATATTTGATCAACACGTCACGTGGAAAAATAATAAACGAAAAAGATCTGGCAAAAGCGCTAAGATCAGACATGATTGCAGGAGCTGCCCTTGATGTATTTGAAAAGGAGCCAATAGGAAAAAATCACGAACTTGTAAAAATGAGAAATGTAGTACTTGCTCCCCACATCGGAAGTTCTACTGCCGAAACAAGAAAAAAAATGGCTGAAATTACAATCAAGAATCTAATCTATGGCCTTGAACGAAAGAAGATGATTTACTCAGTCAATCTGGACTAG
- a CDS encoding NAD(P)/FAD-dependent oxidoreductase, whose translation MLNKYDVGIIGGGILGTSISYWLSTVSNLKTCVIEKESGVAQHASGRNTGVIHSPFYLDPQKKKTIARAAMVSRDLWKEFSISRNIPWNECGTLEVALDESQHKTLEKYLKWGVQNGIPEDALELMDSSEVSKKEPNVQCNSGIYCSRDVSTDYGVMTGELYSYSKSHDVTFLFDHKVTRIKNTSDSVELYFPNNLSIECKFVINCAGGHSLEIAKMLGLANDYSSLHFRGEYWIAEKKYENLVNTNVYSVAKFTNFPFLDPHWIKRADGTTEIGPNAVPVATPETYSGYVGNISDVVSKLGEILSGSSKKLLVNPEFLSLISKEWKSSLSKNAMIDRVKQFIPKIDPDFFVKRGTSGIRTPIISKKGEFVSEIVELEGDNSFHILNYNSPGATGAPAYSALIVKKLQERGFLNLQKARESFWNFDKIIEQINL comes from the coding sequence GTGTTGAACAAGTACGATGTAGGTATCATTGGAGGCGGCATACTGGGCACTAGTATTTCGTACTGGCTCTCTACTGTTTCAAATCTCAAGACATGTGTGATTGAAAAGGAGAGTGGTGTTGCGCAGCACGCAAGTGGAAGAAACACCGGCGTGATACATTCTCCATTCTATCTTGATCCACAAAAAAAGAAGACTATTGCAAGGGCGGCCATGGTGTCTCGTGACCTTTGGAAGGAATTTTCAATTTCAAGGAACATTCCATGGAATGAATGTGGCACACTTGAAGTTGCACTAGATGAGTCGCAACACAAAACATTGGAAAAATATCTAAAATGGGGGGTGCAAAACGGGATTCCGGAAGACGCCCTTGAACTAATGGATTCAAGCGAAGTTTCAAAAAAAGAACCAAACGTTCAATGTAACTCTGGAATTTACTGCAGCCGCGACGTCTCAACTGACTATGGTGTTATGACTGGGGAGCTTTACAGTTATTCCAAAAGCCACGATGTGACATTTTTGTTTGATCATAAAGTAACTAGGATCAAAAATACAAGCGATTCTGTGGAATTGTATTTTCCAAATAATTTGAGCATTGAGTGCAAGTTCGTGATAAATTGCGCAGGCGGGCATTCGCTTGAAATAGCAAAAATGCTAGGTCTTGCAAATGATTACTCCTCACTTCACTTTAGAGGAGAATACTGGATTGCGGAGAAAAAATATGAAAATTTGGTAAACACTAATGTCTATTCGGTAGCCAAATTTACGAACTTTCCATTTCTAGATCCTCACTGGATCAAAAGAGCAGATGGCACAACAGAAATTGGGCCAAACGCAGTTCCTGTGGCAACCCCTGAAACATATTCTGGCTATGTTGGAAATATTTCTGATGTGGTGTCAAAGCTTGGCGAAATTCTTAGCGGCAGCTCGAAAAAACTATTGGTGAACCCCGAGTTTCTATCTTTGATTTCAAAGGAATGGAAAAGCTCGCTGTCAAAAAACGCCATGATAGATAGGGTAAAACAATTCATACCGAAAATAGATCCTGACTTTTTCGTAAAGCGCGGAACCTCCGGGATCCGAACACCGATAATATCAAAAAAAGGAGAATTCGTATCTGAAATCGTGGAGCTTGAAGGAGACAACTCATTTCATATTTTAAATTATAACTCTCCTGGGGCGACAGGCGCCCCTGCATATTCTGCCCTGATTGTCAAAAAACTGCAGGAAAGAGGATTTCTAAATCTCCAGAAAGCAAGGGAGTCTTTTTGGAACTTTGATAAAATAATTGAACAAATCAACCTCTGA
- a CDS encoding 2-oxoacid:ferredoxin oxidoreductase subunit beta yields MALKIGDYKTQVHNDWCVGCGDFGIVNAIQMALSEMQIPRHQAAIFSGIGCSGKTSHFVNVYGVHTLHGRVLTFAQGAKLANPDMKIIAAGGDGDGLGIGVGHFIAAGRRNLDLTYIIFNNGVYGLTKGQASPTLRLGEKTKSLPTPNTNYNVNPIGLAITSGFTFVARGYAYDVRHLKDLIIAAVNHKGLAFLDVLQPCPTYNDINTRDWYSGMDNLDESKKQHSRIYKLEDTGYDPVVHYDSETEFNEKLTQALIKSLEWDTKIPTGIFYKNEIISQYEKRIMDKIPNYMENPPSSQVVSSNGKPTTDISKILDSMSV; encoded by the coding sequence ATGGCGCTTAAGATAGGTGACTACAAAACTCAGGTACACAACGATTGGTGCGTCGGCTGCGGTGATTTTGGCATCGTTAATGCGATACAGATGGCACTATCTGAAATGCAGATACCTCGACATCAGGCCGCAATATTTTCTGGAATAGGATGCTCTGGCAAGACATCTCACTTCGTCAACGTGTATGGCGTTCATACTTTGCATGGGCGCGTTTTGACATTTGCACAGGGGGCAAAACTTGCAAATCCTGATATGAAAATCATTGCAGCGGGTGGCGATGGCGATGGACTAGGAATAGGAGTGGGACATTTTATTGCAGCCGGTAGGCGAAACTTGGATCTAACCTACATCATATTTAACAACGGAGTTTACGGCCTTACAAAGGGACAGGCATCTCCCACACTGCGGCTGGGAGAAAAAACAAAATCACTGCCAACCCCAAACACAAACTACAACGTCAATCCAATCGGCCTTGCGATTACAAGCGGATTTACCTTTGTTGCGCGCGGCTATGCTTATGATGTGAGGCATCTAAAGGATCTCATTATAGCCGCAGTGAACCACAAGGGTCTTGCATTTCTTGACGTTTTACAGCCATGTCCTACATACAACGACATCAATACCCGTGACTGGTATTCTGGAATGGATAATCTGGACGAATCAAAAAAACAGCACTCACGAATCTACAAGCTTGAAGATACAGGATATGATCCCGTGGTTCATTATGACTCCGAGACAGAATTCAACGAAAAATTAACACAGGCACTAATCAAATCCCTAGAATGGGACACTAAAATCCCAACTGGCATATTTTATAAAAATGAAATAATCAGCCAATATGAAAAGAGAATCATGGATAAAATTCCAAACTATATGGAAAACCCACCATCCTCGCAGGTTGTCTCCTCAAATGGCAAGCCAACTACTGACATATCAAAAATTTTAGATTCTATGTCTGTTTGA